From the unidentified bacterial endosymbiont genome, one window contains:
- a CDS encoding MbtH family protein, which translates to MEFSNPFDDPQGQFAILRNDQAQYSLWPQQCALPAGWHVVCEPQSHEACQQWLAERWQTLIPSHFAGEHA; encoded by the coding sequence ATGGAATTCAGTAACCCTTTCGATGATCCGCAAGGACAGTTCGCTATTTTGCGTAATGACCAGGCGCAGTACAGCCTGTGGCCGCAGCAATGCGCACTGCCTGCGGGCTGGCATGTCGTCTGCGAACCACAGTCTCACGAAGCATGTCAGCAGTGGCTGGCTGAGCGCTGGCAAACGTTAATCCCGTCTCATTTTGCAGGGGAGCACGCATGA
- the entS gene encoding enterobactin transporter EntS, whose translation MTQKSWLLNLSLLKTHPAFRAVFIARFISILSLGLLGVAVPVQIQTMTHSSWLVGLAVTLTGGAMFIGLMVGGVLADRYERKTLILLARGTCGVGFIGLCLNAMLPEPSLMAIYVLGLWDGFFASLGVTALLAATPALVGRENLLQAGAITMLTVRLGSVLSPMVGGVLLATGNVAWNYGLAAAGTFITTLTLLRLPRLPPPPQPREHPLKSLMAAIRFLFSNPLIGGIALIGALLTMASAVRVLYPALAGEWQMSASEIGVLYAAIPLGAACGALTSGNLAQSARPGLIMLLATLVSFIAIGMFSLMPVWALGVMCLVIFGWLSATSSLLQYTLIQTQTPEGMLGRINGLWTAQNVTGDAIGAAILGGLGAIMTPVASASSSGFVLAIAGVILLVVLAELRRFRQEVVLHDGAA comes from the coding sequence ATGACCCAAAAATCCTGGCTGCTCAACCTCAGCCTGCTCAAGACGCACCCGGCGTTTCGCGCCGTTTTTATCGCCCGCTTCATCTCCATTTTGTCCCTTGGCCTGCTTGGCGTCGCCGTGCCGGTGCAGATCCAGACGATGACCCACTCCAGCTGGCTGGTGGGATTGGCGGTAACCTTAACTGGTGGGGCGATGTTTATCGGTCTGATGGTGGGCGGCGTGCTGGCGGACCGCTACGAACGTAAAACGCTGATCCTGCTGGCACGCGGCACCTGCGGCGTAGGGTTTATTGGGCTGTGTCTGAACGCCATGTTGCCGGAACCGTCATTAATGGCGATTTACGTACTGGGATTATGGGATGGTTTCTTTGCCTCCTTAGGGGTGACGGCGCTGCTGGCGGCAACGCCTGCACTGGTCGGGCGTGAAAATCTGTTGCAGGCCGGCGCCATAACTATGCTTACCGTGCGTCTGGGTTCGGTCTTATCGCCGATGGTCGGGGGGGTACTGCTGGCAACCGGCAATGTGGCCTGGAACTACGGGCTGGCGGCGGCGGGAACCTTTATCACCACGCTGACGTTATTGCGCCTGCCGCGGCTACCGCCGCCGCCGCAGCCGCGCGAGCATCCGCTGAAATCGTTGATGGCGGCTATCCGTTTTCTGTTCAGCAACCCGCTGATCGGCGGCATTGCCTTAATCGGCGCGCTGCTGACGATGGCGAGCGCCGTGCGCGTGCTTTATCCCGCTCTGGCGGGGGAGTGGCAGATGAGCGCCTCGGAGATTGGCGTGCTGTATGCCGCCATTCCGCTCGGTGCGGCGTGTGGGGCGCTGACCAGCGGTAATCTGGCGCAAAGTGCCCGTCCGGGGCTGATTATGCTGCTGGCAACGCTGGTCTCGTTTATCGCTATTGGGATGTTTAGCCTGATGCCGGTGTGGGCGCTGGGGGTGATGTGCCTGGTGATTTTCGGCTGGCTGAGCGCCACCAGTTCATTGCTGCAGTACACCCTGATTCAGACCCAGACGCCGGAAGGCATGCTCGGGCGTATTAATGGCCTGTGGACGGCGCAAAACGTGACGGGTGATGCGATTGGCGCGGCGATCCTCGGTGGCCTGGGCGCGATAATGACGCCGGTGGCCTCGGCAAGCAGCAGCGGCTTTGTATTAGCCATCGCTGGCGTGATATTGCTGGTGGTATTGGCGGAACTGCGTCGCTTCAGGCAGGAGGTTGTGTTGCACGACGGTGCGGCCTGA
- the fepD gene encoding Fe(3+)-siderophore ABC transporter permease translates to MSFSSSAVRAITVPVLLLVLILAIALSLLVGAKPLPASVIVDAFSGTCQSADCIIVLDARLPRTLAGLLAGGALGLAGALMQTLTRNPLADPGILGVNAGASFAIVLGAAMFGFTSPSEQLVMAFCGALTASLVVAFTGSQGGGQLSPVRLTLAGVALAAVLEGLSNGIALLNPDVYDQLRFWQAGSLDIRTLETLNVVAIPVVIAAAVALFLSRSLNSLSLGSDTATALGNRVARTQLTGLLIITVLCGSATAVVGPIAFIGLMMPHMSRWLVGADHRWSLPVTLLATPALLLFADVLGRLLVPGELRVSVVSAFIGAPVLIFLVRRKRGGGA, encoded by the coding sequence ATGTCGTTTTCCTCTTCTGCAGTGCGCGCCATTACCGTGCCCGTTTTATTGCTCGTGTTGATCCTTGCGATTGCGCTCAGCCTGCTGGTTGGCGCGAAACCGCTGCCCGCTTCCGTGATTGTCGATGCATTCTCCGGCACCTGTCAGAGCGCTGACTGCATCATTGTGCTGGATGCCCGTCTACCCCGCACCCTTGCCGGGCTACTGGCCGGTGGCGCGCTCGGCCTTGCCGGTGCCCTGATGCAAACCCTCACCCGTAACCCACTCGCCGACCCTGGTATTCTCGGCGTTAACGCCGGAGCCAGTTTCGCCATTGTACTGGGTGCGGCAATGTTCGGTTTTACCTCTCCTTCTGAACAGTTGGTGATGGCCTTTTGCGGGGCGCTGACAGCCTCGCTGGTAGTGGCGTTTACCGGCAGCCAGGGCGGCGGTCAGTTGAGTCCGGTACGCTTAACGCTGGCGGGCGTGGCGCTGGCGGCCGTGCTGGAGGGGTTATCCAACGGCATCGCCCTGCTTAATCCTGATGTTTATGACCAACTACGCTTCTGGCAGGCCGGTTCACTGGATATCCGCACCCTCGAAACGCTTAATGTCGTCGCGATCCCGGTGGTTATCGCCGCCGCCGTGGCGCTGTTTTTAAGCCGGTCGCTGAACAGCCTGAGCCTGGGAAGCGACACCGCTACCGCGCTTGGTAACCGTGTGGCACGTACGCAGTTAACCGGGCTGCTTATCATCACCGTGCTGTGCGGCAGTGCGACGGCGGTGGTCGGCCCGATAGCCTTTATAGGCTTAATGATGCCGCATATGTCACGCTGGCTGGTCGGGGCAGATCATCGCTGGTCGCTGCCCGTTACGCTACTGGCAACGCCTGCCCTGCTGCTGTTTGCCGATGTTCTGGGCCGTTTACTGGTGCCGGGTGAACTGCGTGTCTCGGTGGTGAGTGCCTTTATCGGCGCGCCGGTGCTGATCTTCCTGGTACGCCGTAAACGCGGAGGTGGCGCATGA
- the entF gene encoding enterobactin non-ribosomal peptide synthetase EntF, which yields MNRLPLVAAQPGIWMAEQLTTLPNAWSVAHYTELKGELDAPLLAKAIAAGMLQADTLRTRFIEDDGEVWQWVDDAMTLPQPAIVHVDSHDAAVALMEADLNQNLRVDSGQPLAFHQLIQVGEHHWYWYQRYHHLVVDGFSFPAITRQIAAIYRAWKKDEPTPDSPFTPFAEVVEEYQRYRASEAWQRDGAFWAGQRKQLPSPVSLSSAPLPGRATTTDILRLKVFADSRAFSQLARAAGQVARTDLALALVALWLGRLTGRLDYAAGFIFMRRMGSAALTATGPVLNVLPLAVNIAPQERLAELALRLAEQLKKMRRHQRYDAEQIVRDSGRAAGDEALFGSVLNVKVFDYQLDIDGVQAITHTLATGPVNDLELALFPDEQGGLSIEILASKQRYDEATLRRHVARLNAMLVQFAADPDLRCGDVDTVSEQEYQQLACINDTGVMLPAATLAQLVVEQASKTPDAPALADAHNELSYCQMREQVVALATLLRERGVKPGDSVAVALPRSVFLTLALHGIVEAGAAWLPLDTGYPDDRLRMMLEDAQPSLLITTDEQLPRFSDLPVATFSYNTLLPAAGTEPLNLAKPAQTAYIIFTSGSTGRPKGVMVGHTAIVNRLMWMQDHYPLDANDVVAQKTPCSFDVSVWEFWWPFIAGAKLVMAEPDAHRDPQAMQSFFAHYGVTTTHFVPSMLAAFVASLTAENADCCTTLKQVFCSGEALPTELCREWEQITHVPLHNLYGPTEAAVDVSGYPAFGPELAAVEGNSVPIGFPVWNTGLRILDAMMRPVPFGVAGDLYLTGIQLAQGYLGRPDLTASRFIADPFAPGERMYRTGDVARWLDNGAVEYLGRSDDQLKIRGQRIEPGEIDRAMLSLPDVVQAVAHACVFNQAAATGGDARQLVGYIVSGSGLPLDRDALLEALKAQLPLHMVPVVLLQINALPLSANGKLDRKALPLPEMSSQTTGRAAQTATELAVAQAFSALLGCEVKDIEADFFALGGHSLLAMRLAAQLGRTFSRKVTPGQIMIASTVSKLSALLDSQLSDEQALRLGYETLLPLRESYGPTLFCFHPASGFAWQFSVLTRYLSPRWAIAGIQSPRPDGPMQQCADLDGVIEHHLSTLREQQPHGPYYLLGYSLGGTLAQGIAARLREQGEAVAFLGLLDTWPPETQNWAEKEANGLDPEVLAEIERERQAFIAAQQGQGPGELFNVIEGNYADAVRLLTTAHSSRFDGKATLFVAERTRTQDPLLAWAPWVGELEVYSQDCAHVDIISPQAFEKIGSVLKEILG from the coding sequence ATGAATCGTCTTCCCCTTGTGGCCGCCCAGCCAGGTATCTGGATGGCAGAACAGCTTACAACGTTGCCAAACGCCTGGAGCGTGGCGCACTACACTGAGCTGAAAGGCGAGCTTGATGCGCCCCTGCTGGCAAAAGCGATTGCCGCAGGCATGTTGCAGGCCGACACCCTGCGCACGCGCTTCATTGAAGATGACGGCGAGGTGTGGCAGTGGGTGGATGACGCCATGACCCTGCCGCAGCCGGCCATCGTTCACGTTGACTCCCATGACGCCGCCGTGGCGCTGATGGAGGCCGACCTTAATCAGAACCTGCGCGTCGACAGCGGTCAGCCGCTGGCGTTCCACCAGCTTATTCAGGTGGGAGAGCATCACTGGTACTGGTATCAGCGTTATCACCACCTGGTGGTAGATGGCTTCAGTTTCCCGGCCATTACCCGCCAGATTGCCGCTATTTACCGCGCGTGGAAAAAGGACGAACCGACGCCTGACTCACCGTTTACCCCCTTTGCGGAAGTAGTGGAAGAGTACCAGCGCTATCGCGCCAGCGAAGCCTGGCAGCGCGACGGTGCTTTCTGGGCCGGGCAGCGTAAGCAGCTTCCTTCTCCGGTCTCGCTGTCATCCGCGCCGCTGCCCGGGCGTGCGACCACAACCGATATTTTACGCCTGAAAGTCTTTGCAGATAGCCGTGCCTTTAGCCAGCTTGCACGGGCTGCAGGGCAGGTAGCGCGTACCGATCTGGCGCTTGCGCTGGTGGCACTGTGGCTGGGGCGACTGACCGGACGGCTGGACTACGCTGCCGGGTTTATCTTTATGCGTCGCATGGGGTCGGCTGCCCTTACGGCAACCGGCCCGGTGCTTAACGTGCTGCCGCTGGCGGTCAATATCGCGCCGCAGGAACGGCTGGCGGAACTGGCGCTGCGCCTCGCCGAACAGTTAAAAAAAATGCGCCGTCACCAGCGCTACGACGCCGAGCAAATTGTCCGCGACAGCGGGCGAGCGGCGGGGGATGAGGCGCTGTTTGGCTCGGTACTGAACGTTAAAGTCTTCGATTATCAACTGGATATTGACGGCGTGCAGGCTATTACCCATACGCTGGCAACCGGGCCGGTTAACGATCTGGAGCTGGCGCTGTTCCCGGACGAGCAGGGCGGGCTGAGCATTGAAATCCTTGCCAGTAAACAGCGTTACGATGAAGCCACGCTGAGGCGTCACGTGGCGCGTCTGAATGCGATGCTGGTGCAGTTTGCCGCAGACCCGGATCTGCGCTGCGGCGATGTGGACACCGTCTCGGAGCAGGAGTATCAGCAGCTTGCGTGCATCAATGACACCGGTGTGATGTTACCCGCAGCCACGCTGGCGCAACTTGTCGTTGAACAGGCGAGCAAAACGCCGGATGCCCCCGCGCTGGCGGATGCGCATAACGAACTGAGCTATTGTCAGATGCGCGAGCAGGTTGTCGCCCTGGCAACCCTGTTGCGCGAGCGCGGCGTGAAGCCGGGCGACAGCGTGGCGGTGGCACTTCCACGCTCGGTGTTCCTGACCCTGGCGCTGCACGGCATTGTGGAAGCGGGCGCTGCGTGGCTACCGCTGGATACCGGTTATCCGGACGATCGCCTGCGAATGATGCTGGAAGACGCACAGCCATCGTTGCTCATCACTACCGACGAGCAGCTTCCACGCTTTAGCGATCTGCCGGTTGCCACGTTTAGTTACAACACACTATTACCGGCTGCGGGCACAGAACCGCTGAATCTCGCGAAACCGGCACAGACGGCCTACATCATCTTTACCTCGGGTTCCACCGGCCGTCCGAAAGGGGTGATGGTAGGCCATACCGCCATCGTCAATCGCCTGATGTGGATGCAGGACCACTACCCGCTGGACGCGAATGATGTGGTGGCGCAGAAAACGCCGTGCAGTTTTGACGTGTCGGTGTGGGAGTTCTGGTGGCCGTTTATCGCCGGGGCGAAGCTGGTGATGGCTGAACCGGACGCGCACCGCGATCCGCAGGCAATGCAGAGTTTCTTCGCGCATTATGGCGTGACCACAACCCACTTTGTGCCCTCGATGCTGGCCGCGTTTGTGGCGTCGCTGACGGCGGAAAACGCCGACTGTTGCACAACCCTGAAGCAGGTTTTCTGTAGCGGCGAGGCGCTGCCGACTGAGCTATGCCGTGAATGGGAACAGATTACTCATGTGCCGCTGCATAATCTCTACGGCCCAACGGAAGCGGCGGTCGACGTGAGCGGGTATCCGGCATTTGGCCCTGAACTGGCGGCGGTTGAAGGGAACAGCGTGCCGATTGGTTTCCCGGTATGGAATACCGGATTGCGTATTCTGGATGCGATGATGCGTCCGGTGCCGTTTGGGGTGGCGGGCGATCTGTATCTCACCGGCATCCAGCTAGCGCAGGGGTATCTGGGACGTCCCGATCTTACTGCCAGCCGCTTTATCGCCGACCCGTTTGCCCCAGGCGAACGGATGTACCGCACCGGTGACGTGGCCCGCTGGCTGGATAACGGCGCGGTGGAATATTTAGGCCGTAGCGACGATCAGCTTAAAATTCGCGGACAGCGCATTGAGCCTGGCGAAATCGATCGCGCGATGCTTTCTCTGCCCGATGTCGTGCAGGCGGTGGCGCATGCCTGCGTGTTCAACCAGGCGGCCGCCACGGGGGGAGATGCGCGTCAGCTGGTGGGGTATATTGTCTCTGGATCTGGCTTACCGCTGGATCGCGACGCGCTGCTGGAAGCGCTCAAAGCGCAACTGCCGCTGCATATGGTGCCAGTGGTGCTGTTGCAAATCAACGCGCTACCGCTCTCTGCCAACGGCAAGCTTGACCGCAAGGCGCTGCCGCTACCGGAAATGAGCAGCCAAACCACCGGGCGCGCAGCACAAACGGCAACTGAGCTGGCCGTAGCACAGGCGTTTTCCGCCTTGCTGGGCTGTGAGGTGAAGGATATTGAGGCCGATTTCTTCGCCCTCGGGGGACATTCGCTGCTGGCAATGCGCCTGGCCGCGCAGTTGGGGCGAACCTTTTCCCGCAAGGTGACGCCGGGACAGATTATGATCGCCTCGACGGTCAGTAAGCTTAGCGCGCTGCTGGATTCGCAACTGAGCGACGAACAGGCGCTGCGTCTGGGGTATGAAACGTTACTGCCGCTACGTGAAAGTTATGGCCCGACGCTGTTCTGCTTCCATCCGGCCTCCGGATTTGCCTGGCAGTTTAGCGTCCTGACACGCTACCTCAGCCCGCGCTGGGCGATCGCCGGAATACAGTCACCGCGACCAGACGGGCCGATGCAGCAATGCGCCGATCTGGACGGGGTTATCGAACATCACCTGTCCACGCTGCGCGAACAGCAGCCGCACGGGCCATATTATCTTCTCGGATATTCGCTTGGCGGCACGCTGGCGCAGGGGATTGCCGCGCGTCTGCGCGAGCAGGGTGAAGCGGTCGCTTTCCTCGGCCTGCTGGATACCTGGCCGCCAGAAACGCAGAACTGGGCTGAGAAAGAGGCCAACGGCCTTGATCCTGAGGTGCTGGCAGAGATCGAACGTGAACGTCAGGCGTTTATCGCCGCACAGCAAGGGCAGGGGCCAGGCGAACTGTTCAACGTCATTGAAGGCAATTATGCCGATGCGGTGCGGCTGCTGACCACGGCGCACAGTTCACGTTTTGACGGTAAAGCGACGCTGTTTGTCGCCGAACGTACGCGTACCCAGGATCCGCTGCTCGCCTGGGCGCCATGGGTCGGCGAGCTTGAGGTGTACAGCCAGGATTGCGCTCACGTGGATATCATTTCACCGCAGGCGTTTGAGAAGATTGGGTCGGTGTTGAAGGAGATATTGGGGTAA
- the fepG gene encoding iron-enterobactin ABC transporter permease, with protein sequence MTPSRRLVTCVSLLAIAIVMLAVWSLCSGAVTLDFTQVLNALIGRSPRAITLVVTEWRLPRVAMAILVGAALGVSGALFQSLMRNPLGSPDVMGLNTGAWTGVLVAMVLFGQHQTAMTFTAMAGGILASLVIWALAWRNGIDTFRLIIIGIGIRAMLMAFNTWLLLQASLETALSAGLWYAGSLNGLTWSKVWPAAPLILLMFIGALLLVRRMRLLEMGDDSACALGVSVERSRLMLMLVAVLLTAASTAIAGPISFIALVAPHIARRLSGTARWGLTQAALCGALLLLAADLCAQRLFMPYQLPVGVVTVSLGGIYLIVLLVQESRKK encoded by the coding sequence ATGACCCCGTCCCGTCGTTTAGTCACCTGCGTCTCCCTGCTGGCTATCGCTATAGTGATGCTGGCGGTCTGGAGCCTCTGCAGCGGCGCGGTGACGCTCGATTTTACCCAGGTCCTCAATGCGCTTATCGGCCGCTCGCCGCGCGCTATCACCCTGGTCGTCACCGAATGGCGATTGCCGCGGGTGGCGATGGCTATTCTGGTGGGGGCAGCGCTCGGCGTGAGTGGCGCACTATTCCAGTCGCTGATGCGCAATCCGCTCGGCAGCCCGGACGTAATGGGCCTGAACACCGGAGCCTGGACCGGCGTGCTGGTGGCGATGGTGCTGTTTGGTCAGCACCAGACAGCGATGACCTTTACGGCGATGGCGGGGGGCATTTTGGCGTCGCTGGTTATCTGGGCGCTGGCCTGGCGCAACGGTATCGACACCTTCAGATTGATTATCATCGGTATTGGTATACGCGCGATGCTGATGGCCTTTAACACCTGGCTGCTGCTGCAGGCCTCGCTGGAGACCGCGCTCTCCGCCGGGCTGTGGTATGCCGGTTCCCTCAACGGCCTGACATGGAGCAAAGTCTGGCCCGCCGCGCCGCTGATTTTACTGATGTTTATTGGCGCCCTGCTGCTGGTGCGACGTATGCGCCTGCTGGAGATGGGCGATGACAGCGCCTGCGCGCTGGGTGTGAGCGTGGAGCGCTCGCGCCTGATGCTGATGCTGGTGGCGGTGTTGCTTACCGCCGCGTCTACGGCCATTGCCGGTCCGATCTCGTTTATCGCCCTGGTCGCTCCTCATATTGCGCGGCGTCTTAGCGGCACCGCGCGATGGGGTCTGACCCAGGCGGCGCTGTGCGGGGCGCTCTTACTGCTGGCCGCCGATCTCTGCGCCCAGCGGCTCTTCATGCCTTATCAACTGCCTGTAGGCGTGGTGACCGTCAGTCTTGGCGGGATTTACCTCATCGTCTTGCTCGTTCAGGAGTCACGCAAGAAATGA
- the fes gene encoding enterochelin esterase, protein MAALTTGSEAWWQSKNGPEWVREQDNYRVTFWWRDPAGTQVTSSVKRVWLYITGVTDHHRNSRPQSLERIPDTDVWQWQGKFSPGWRGSYCFIPSAQEHDFTDAVFEGEQPDRMALREGWRALLPRAVADPLNPQSWRGGRGHAVSALEMPEAPVQPGWDHPDTPYKKPVCIEWKSERLHNRRRVWIFTAGDDSPERPLAVLLDGQFWAESMPVWPALTSLTLDGKLPSAVYVLIDVIDTAHRSRELPCNPDFWLAVQKELLPLVRTTASFSERADRTLVAGQSFGGLSSLYAGLNWPQRFGCVLSQSGSFWWPHRGAHQDGLLTEQLKAGEKTARGLRIVLEAGRNEPLIMRANQAIYAELHHIQQPVIWRQVDGGHDALCWRGGLTQGLMTLWQPFI, encoded by the coding sequence GTGGCGGCGTTAACAACGGGAAGTGAAGCCTGGTGGCAGTCCAAAAACGGCCCTGAATGGGTACGTGAACAGGATAATTATCGCGTCACGTTCTGGTGGCGCGATCCGGCAGGCACGCAGGTAACGTCGAGCGTAAAGCGCGTCTGGCTCTATATCACCGGCGTGACCGATCATCACCGAAATAGCCGTCCGCAATCTCTTGAACGCATCCCCGATACCGACGTCTGGCAGTGGCAGGGCAAGTTCAGCCCCGGGTGGCGCGGCAGTTACTGTTTTATCCCCTCTGCGCAGGAGCATGATTTTACCGATGCGGTATTCGAAGGCGAACAGCCTGACCGCATGGCGTTACGCGAAGGCTGGCGCGCATTATTGCCGCGCGCGGTGGCCGATCCGCTCAACCCGCAGAGCTGGCGAGGCGGGCGCGGGCATGCCGTCTCGGCGCTGGAAATGCCAGAGGCACCGGTGCAGCCTGGCTGGGACCATCCCGATACGCCATACAAAAAGCCTGTCTGCATCGAATGGAAAAGCGAGCGGCTGCACAATCGACGCCGCGTCTGGATTTTTACCGCAGGCGATGACAGCCCCGAGCGCCCGCTGGCGGTGCTGCTCGACGGGCAGTTCTGGGCTGAAAGTATGCCCGTCTGGCCTGCGCTAACGTCACTGACCCTCGACGGTAAACTGCCGTCGGCGGTTTACGTGTTGATTGACGTGATTGATACCGCGCACCGCAGCCGCGAGCTGCCGTGTAACCCCGATTTCTGGCTGGCGGTACAGAAAGAACTTCTTCCTCTGGTGAGAACCACCGCGTCCTTCAGCGAGCGTGCCGACCGTACGCTGGTAGCAGGGCAGAGCTTCGGCGGGCTTTCCTCGCTTTACGCCGGCCTCAACTGGCCGCAGCGCTTTGGCTGCGTGCTCAGTCAGTCCGGCTCTTTCTGGTGGCCGCACCGTGGCGCACACCAGGACGGCCTGCTCACTGAACAACTTAAAGCGGGTGAAAAAACCGCACGCGGGCTGCGCATCGTTCTTGAGGCCGGGCGCAACGAACCGCTTATTATGCGCGCGAATCAGGCGATTTACGCCGAACTACACCACATACAGCAACCGGTTATCTGGCGTCAGGTTGACGGCGGACACGACGCGCTGTGCTGGCGCGGTGGGCTGACGCAGGGGTTAATGACCCTCTGGCAGCCGTTTATTTAA
- the fepC gene encoding iron-enterobactin ABC transporter ATP-binding protein has translation MTDLAARLRGENLTLGYGKKIIARDLTVAIPDGHFTAIIGPNGCGKSTLLRTLSRLMTPAEGSVFLDGEQIQRFASKEVARRIGLLAQNATTPGDITVQELVARGRYPHQPLFTRWRKEDDEAVNRAMQATGMTELARQSVDTLSGGQRQRAWIAMVLAQETAIMLLDEPTTWLDISHQIDLLELLSELNRTQGYTLAAVLHDLNQACRYATHLIALREGEIVAQGAPKEIVTPALIERIYGMRCMIIDDPVAGTPLVVPLGKRTL, from the coding sequence ATGACAGACTTAGCAGCCCGCTTGCGCGGCGAAAATCTCACCCTTGGGTATGGCAAAAAAATCATTGCCCGCGATCTGACCGTCGCCATTCCAGACGGCCACTTTACGGCGATTATCGGCCCGAACGGCTGCGGTAAATCAACGCTGTTGCGCACACTCAGCCGCCTGATGACGCCAGCCGAGGGCAGCGTGTTTCTTGACGGCGAGCAGATCCAGCGCTTTGCCAGCAAAGAGGTCGCGCGGCGCATCGGGCTGCTGGCGCAAAACGCCACCACGCCGGGCGATATCACGGTACAGGAGCTGGTTGCGCGTGGGCGCTACCCGCACCAGCCGCTGTTTACCCGCTGGCGAAAAGAGGACGACGAGGCGGTAAACAGAGCGATGCAGGCCACGGGCATGACCGAACTTGCCCGGCAAAGCGTGGACACCCTCTCCGGCGGGCAGCGCCAGCGGGCGTGGATCGCCATGGTGCTGGCGCAGGAAACCGCCATTATGCTGCTGGACGAACCGACAACCTGGCTTGATATTAGCCATCAGATTGATCTGCTGGAACTTCTCAGCGAGCTAAATCGCACCCAGGGCTATACCCTCGCGGCGGTGCTGCATGATCTAAACCAGGCATGCCGCTACGCCACGCATTTAATTGCGCTGCGTGAGGGTGAGATTGTGGCGCAGGGCGCGCCGAAAGAGATTGTAACGCCCGCGTTGATCGAGCGGATCTACGGCATGCGCTGCATGATTATTGACGATCCGGTAGCGGGAACACCGCTGGTGGTGCCGTTGGGAAAACGTACGCTCTGA